Part of the Portunus trituberculatus isolate SZX2019 chromosome 46, ASM1759143v1, whole genome shotgun sequence genome, TTATTACAGCTACAGTGTcccgtatactctctctctctctctctctctctctctctctctctctctctctctcttgggtaaaCTTGTGACATAATACATCGAAGCTCAATTCTTGGCAGCGACCCGACGCCCTaaaatctttctcctcttccctcttccactttcacattctcttttttcttcttctcttatcctccctctttctcatctccttcgtttcctttaccttttttctctctcataaactatctcattctactatttttttttctctttttcgacTTCCATCCTtcaattctttgtttttctttcctcttttctcttctctattactatttctcattttcttttttctttttctcttccattccattctcttatcttttagtttctttgcctttctccttttctctcttaaatttcttagtcttcgtctttcttctgtttctcaatCTGCTactttttaccttttcctcttctttccttccttctcgtctccttccttctttcatattttatttcgcattgcttctttctctctcctttcgttgTTTTATATTCCCTCctaaatctttccttttttccatcatcgtcttccttcctcttcttcctttctttccctctttccccaacttttcccatcctttcctttgCACAccgttccttctttctccttttctccattttctatttctcattattcttttaactctcgctccctctctttctcctcttctttgcttcctattccttccttctcttccctcattttcaatatttcattctctatttctttatcgtctttcattgtcctctcctctcgtttgttcctctttttcttcctcccctttctttttctcttacaatCTTTCatcctacttttctttattaccttcccttctccttttctctcctctcttcttcttttctacctcctcatattttcacattttccatccatttagtatcatcttctttctcttcttctctcctttttctccgttcatttctttctcttctctccgtaCCTGtccgttctttcctcctcttttttcctttcctatccgttccttcctcctcttctccctccaatCTCCCTCTCAACTTCGAGCGTGGGACGATGGAGGAACATTTTTCAGTCCTAAATTTCCTTGACTCCCTTCTTTAACTCTCCGTACCTCCCCttatccccttctccctctttctcctctctctcctacttcttcCCTGCCATTCACCCTCCTGCtaactcctcttccctccctctctccctcgctccctccttctctcccattcatccttcatctttccctgaCTCTCGTAACCATTTAcctactttccttctccttctttcctctccccccatCCCCATTAACTTTCTTCCAGCCACTTCAATACAAACCCCAtttaactactactgctactgctactgctactactactactactactactactactattactactatactgtTCATGTTGTTGAGGTATACTTTGAGGCAGTGTGATAAttttagtttgttgttgttgttgttgttgttgttgttgttgttgttgttgttttgtttttatttttatttcaagaatttttttttatttcaagaattattttctctctctctctctctctctctctctctctctctctctctctctctctactgtgtgTGATAATTTTAGATCGCTTTCCCACCAATATCCGGTTTGAAACTTTAGATAAGATGAAAACGTtcgtaaaaggaaacgtttttTGATGACGAAGTATCTACTGGTCTGAATGTTCCCCGGGGCGTCTTGCtttttccccattctctctctctctctctctctctctctctctggcttctttctcctccttcacatattttttctttttttcttttacttggtttgatttcatctctttttctttttctttctttccttctctttcttcttgtatttaatttccttttctgtttctattctttcttttctatttttttctctctttcctctttctaacttctcccacccacctctctctctctctctctctctctctctctctctctctctctctctctctctctctctctctctctctctctctctctctctcggtcgcggtgagaaggaagtggttaagagagagacagagaaaaaaagaaataggagtgcCGGGCGATCAGTGTTTTCCGAGATGATAACCTAAAGATGGATGGCTTTGTGTGTTCTTCTCCTTTACCGAATTGGAACATTTGATGGAGTGaatgtctcttttcctttaacGGGGACTGGCTGACATGATCGatttccttgcctttctctctctcgctctttctttctctctctctctctctctctctctttttttttcgtccttgttcttgtcttattttttttttccatcttttttgaACTGTTGTGGAGGAAGTAATGGAGTGAATGTGTTTCCTGTCTGTCGATGTGAGTGATCgttttgtgtgggtgtgttgtggatatttctgttgttttatgtttgtgtttttgtgttgtttttttcgtttttttgctTTTGCGAGTGTGGAAGATTTGAAAAAGTaaagttggtgttgttgttgttgttgttgttttattttttgtgttatttttcttttttttataattgtcAAGAtaaatcattactatttttttctatttttcgtttcGAGAGAGTGaagttggtgttattgtttttctttgttttttccttcttattttcattttgcttatATTTGCCAATCTACATCATTTCTAcctattaagtttttttttcttttcttttgcgaTAGTGAAGGATTTGAGAGagtaaagttgttgttttttttttatctatttttatcctccttttttgtttatatttgtcaagatacttcattattattagttttttttttttcttttttttttttttttttttttgacagtgGAAGATGTCAGAGAGTAaagttggtgttattgtttttctttgtgttattttcctcgtattttttttttttgtttatatttgtcaaGATGCATCATTACTTTTTGTTacgtatgtgtttttttttaatgtttttttttcttttgcaataATGAAAGATTTGAGAgattaaatatataaaaggcAAATTCAAGAATGTTTTTCGTTACAAAACTTTATAAATTAAATGCAAGTAGTAAAATAATGGATTTGTTCTACAGTAGTATATCACAATCAGTTTTTTCGTTTGTTATATGTTGTTGGTACGGAAATAGTACTCTGGAATCTAAAGGTAAATTGAGccagataataaagaaatgtagCCGATTAAATGTTAAAAATGTGAAACCACTGTTAGAATAAAGGAGCGGTTATTCAGAGGAGCAACATCATAATAAATGGTCCCAGTCACCCATTGCACTCGTGTTACAAAATGTTACCATCTGGCAAAAGGCGGAGATCTGTGCAGGACCGAACATCTCGATATAGGGAGTCGTATGTTCCATCTAGTATtaggataataaatggaaatCAGCTGCTGTAAAATGTTTTAATGTTATATGTTTGAGGTAATGCATGATTAAGAATTGTATGGGTATAACTGATAGTGTTAATATTTTTTAAactcttatatttcctttttttatactttgGCAAGCACAAGACAAATTCTCTGTAAGAACAATAaagtttgattattattattattattatttctattattattattattattattattattattattattatttacctatttgtttagtttttctttttatttatttatctatgtttttGCGATAGTGGAAGATTTGAGAGAGTGAAgttggtgttattttttttctgttatttttccccttttttttgtatatacttTTCAAGATGCATCATTACTATGTatgttagtcttttttttcgtttttctttttgcaaTATTGGAAGATTTCAAAGAGTAacgttggtgttgtttttttctgttatttcccccacccttcttttttttttatatttgtcaacaTATATCATTATTTGCTTTATTAATTCATCCATCCACTTATCTATCTGTTAATCTCCTCACTgtttacttcccttccctttttcccaaCTTAAGTTTGCATTCACcacttatttatctacttacctacatgtttatctacttattatctattcattcccttccatttttatcccttttctcaGATGATCTCAAGCCAAGGACAAAAAGAttgtataaaaacaacaaagatgCCAGTCCCACCCAGAAATGAAGTCAACAAACGATTATACAAAAAATTTAAAAGTGTCttaaaattttcctttccttaaacCGTACACGTATATTGAACTGTATGTGAATTGTAGGACTTTGAGAAAAATGAACCCAGTGTTATTTCTTTCACggactaaaagaaaaggagatgcagcatagagagagagagagagagagagagagagagagagagagagagagagagagagagagagagagagagagagagagagagagagagagagagagagagagagagagagagagagagagagagagagagagagagagagagagagagagagagagagagagagagagagagagagagattactaaaaGATGCAACACTTTGAACTcaagatgaatgaaaagagaaacacacacacacacacacacacacacacacacacacacacacacacacacacacacacacacacacacacacacacacgagaataacgtcacaaaaaggaggaaaaaaatgaaaaaaaaatatccataaaCTATTTTACTTgtctgataaaaaaagaaacggagAGAAAACTTGAATAAGAAGTGAGGCGATAACTCCACTCCAACAAGTAAAATTTGTGAAAAAAGGACCATTTTTGGAGAAAGAAAAGCTTTAATGAAGGAAACAATTTGGAAGGAtgacttatttttcttactcagGTGTTTGGGATGTaaaggaacgaggaggaggaggaggaggaggaggaggaggaggaggaggaggaggaggagagaggaggagagaggaggagagaggagagaagacagagagacagagaaaaaagagagagagaaaagtgaaaaaaaagaaaaattttaagaaaaaagaagaagaagaagaagaagaagaagaagaagaagaagaagaagaagaagaagaagaagaagaagaagaagaagaagaagaagaagaagaagaagaagaagaagaagaagaagaagaagaagaagaagaagaagaagaagaagaagaagaagaagaagaagaagaagaagaagaagaagaagaagaagaagaagaagaagaagaagaagaagaagaagaagaagaagaagaagaagaagaagaagaagaagaagaagaagaagaagaagaagaagaagaagaagaagaagaagaagaagaagaagaagaagaagaagaagaagaagaagaagaagaagaagaagaagaagaagaagaagaagaagaagaagaagaagaagaagaagaagaagaagaagaagaagaagaagaagaagaagaagaagaagaagaagaagaagaagaagaagaagaagaagaagaagaagaagaagaagaagaagaagaagaagaagaagaagaagaagaagaagaagaagaagaagaagaagaagaagaagaagaagaagaagaagaagaagaagaagaagaagaagaagaagaagaagaagaagaagaagaagaagaagaagaagaagaagaagaagaagaagaagaagaagaagaagaagaagaagaagaagaagaagaagaagaagaagaagaagaagaagaagaagaagaagaagaagaagaagaagaagaagaagaagaagaagaagaagaagaagaagaagaagaagaagaagaagaagaagaagaagaagaagaagaagaagaagaagaagaagaagaagaagaagaagaagaagaagaagaagaagaagaagaagaagaagaagaagaagaagaagaagaagaagaagaagaagaagaagaagaagaagaagaagaagaagaagaagaagaagaagaagaagaagaagaagaagaagaagaagaagaagaagaagaagaagaagaagaagaagaagaagaagaagaagaagaagaagaagaagaagaagaagaagaagaagaagaagaagaagaagaagaagaagaagaagaagaagaagaagaagaagaagaagaagaagaagaagaagaagaagaagaagaagaagaagaagaagaagaagaagaagaagaagaagaagaagaagaagaagaagaagaagaagaagaagaagaagaagaagaagaagaagaagaagaagaagaagaagaagaagaagaagaagaagaagaagaagaagaagaagaagaagaagaagaagaagaagaagaagaagaagaagaagaagaagaagaagaagaagaagaagaagaagaagaagaagaagaagaagaagaagaagaagaagaagaagaagaagaagaagaagaagaagaagaagaagaagaagaagaagaagaagaagaagaagaagaagaagaagaagaagaagaagaagaagaagaagaagaagaagaagaagaagaagaagaagaagaagaagaagaagaagaagaagaagaagaagaagaagaagaagaagaagaagaaaaaaaaataaaaagactgatgatgatgatgatgatgacgataatgatgatgatgatgacgatgatgatgatgatgaaaatgaagaaaaaatataaggaaaagaagataaaaaggagaaaaaagaaaacagagagagagagagagagagagagagagagagagagagagagagagagagagagaaaaagtaaaacagaaaacattAAGAAGCGAACGTTTTCTGTGACCTATATTCGAAAAAGGTCACACAAGTATCGGAAAAGCGTTTGTCTTCTGGGCGTCcttgcgtgtgcgtgcgcgagtgagagagagagagagagagagagagagagagagagagagagagagagagagagagagagagagagagagagagagagagagagattatgctcatctttttttatattcttgctttaatgttctctctctctctctctctctctctctctctctctctctctctctctctctctctctctctctctctctctctctctctctgtctttctattctTAGTCAACAAagatttttcttctctgtcttttgtTGGTTGTTCGCAGCGGGATGGAAACCGGAAAGAAAAtcgctaatgagagagagagagagagagagagagagagagagagagagagagagagagagagagagagagagagagagagagagagagagagagagagagagagagagagagagagagagagagagagagagagagagagagagagagagagagagagtgaagaataaccactatttcactttcACTCCAGCGTGATTCCTCATTTTGCAGCTTTTGCCtcaaataattctctctctctctctctctctctctctctctctctctctctctctctcctggctgcCACTTACATCTTTCCTGCACCTCCTGTTTCCTTCCACCACCTGCCTCTTTGCCATCTGTCTCTGCATGTCGCCTTGTTTTCCTGCCATCTGTAACTctgccctccttctcctcctcttcctccttctcctcctcctcctcctcctcctcctcctcctcctcctccaagcttttttttttcttcgtccccTTCcaattttcttgatttattctcaacttcatccttccttccatcctttctccctttctccttcttttccttcttgtcaactctctctctctctctctctctcttagatttgTCCTTTCCTCAAATAATTTAACCTTCTCTGAATCAtcctttatcttctcctcttcttacttacttccttctcctcctcctccttctcctccttttcctcctcccatcattaCTTCAAGTTTCAATGGCTCCTTCATCTATatctctccctttattcctgtctcctgttctctctttccttattccttcctgttgcagtctctctctctctctctctctctctctctctctctctctctcttcattcctcttcatcCCCAAATTTGCAACCATTCTCgttttttatctgtatttctctctattcctctttcttttcgactttttcttcactcttctggtttctctctttttttttgcttcattttcttttaggctctcatattttttcatatatgtctctctctatttctcctttattccttcctttttttcttcacagtctgtttctttcgtctttctcttatttccctcttttatccttttgtaCTACTGCTTCCCTTCCTAATTTCATCCATCTCATCTcctatttttacttctctttatatttcttcactactgaatccctatttttttttaaattctttgtcttatttcactcatttattcattatttattccgTTCCTTTTTTTATACTAATTCTCCTTCAACATTTTTTACACATATAACATCATCATATCAGTATCTTCATCTGAGCTTCacgatattttttcttcttcattttatttcattctcttcaccAATTCCTTCTaatctcatccttcttttcctttcattcacacctgccttcatttacctttccttctctccttacctcacaacctcccttccttttaaattacacatccaacttttttctctatttctctctctcatttcccacctttctttcgtctctctttcacccctttatctcctcgcctccctgtctccctgcctcccttccttccaaccTCATCATGGCGTTGCTTAATTCCAGGCCTCGGGAGGAACATTGCGGCGTGTTGGTGGGTCCATTATTTACCAACACGACGCCACAATGCCCTCCTCGCGGCCTTGCACTAGGGCGAAACCGAGGCAACAACGGGGGGATTGTGGGAGTCGGAATGAGTTAGTGTAGGAAGTACGATGAGTTATGGAGCGCTGGAGGTGAAATGAGTTAGGtgggtgagtcagtgagtgagtgagtgtaaagGACTGTAAGCGGGTATGTTGTGTCGGATATGAATGAAGAGTTAGATGAGTGtgggaggtgagtgagtgaatgagtgagtgaggaggtgggtgggttgggtgaatgaatgagagaaaatggttGTAAATGGGTTGcatgatgaaagagaaatgaaaagtgtggagttgagagagagagagagagagagagagagagagagagagagagagagagagagagagagagagagagagagagagagagagagagagagagagagagagagagagagagagagagagagagagagagagagagagagagagagagagagagagagagagagagagagagagagagagagagagagagagagagagagagagagagagagagagagagagagagagagagagagagaaacgcaggaaaaacaaatacctAATTCTTTATTTCACAAACTtactacaaaaaagaaataaaataaaacgcacATGAAATACGCTGCACATTAATTAATAGcaggaaacaggagaaaaattataaaaagcacATCGGATTTGAAACAATAAAACTACTCAGgaaataccagaaaaaaaataatgaattataaaaaaatgaacgaaCATACAAGAGAATAAATTTATACTATCATcaatttatctctctatttatttgacCATCACCTGACGCTATCAAGACGAACGAggtaatggaggaagggagaaggaatgaggagagggaaaatgatgtagagagagagagagagagagagagagagagagagagagagagagagagagagagagagagagagagagagagagagagagagagagagagagagagagagagagagagagagagagttctagagATAgttgtagacacacacacacacacacacacacacacacacacacacacacacacacgcccggtagctcagtggttagagcgctggcttcacaagccagaggaccggagttcgattcctcggccgggtggagatatttgggtgtgtctcctttcacgagtagcccctgttcacctagcagtgagtaggtacgggatgtaaatcgaggagttgtgaccttgttgtcccggtgtgtggtgtgtgcctggtctcagacttatcccaagatcggaaataatgagctctgagctcgttccgtagggtaacgtctggctgtctcgtcagagactgcagcagatcaaacagtgacttacatatacacacacacagaaagagataaacaaaccaccaaataaacaaagaaattgacagaaaacaataaaacagacGGTCAAATCGATACacggatagacaaacagacaaacacaaaagcaGAGAGACgaataaacttacaaaaaaaaaaaaaaaaaacagacacatagacagataaataaacggacaaaaaggagaaagcaaGGAACATGTACTATCATCATTTTCTAAGAGGCACCGGAAGACGAATCAGTTGAagggtgaaggatgaaggaatgaagggtagGAACACCACTCGGGGGAAAAttcagagagaaaatgggaaaagtgaaaggaaggagacctggagagagagagagagagagagagagagagagagagagagagagagagagagagagagagagagagagagagagagagagagagagagagagagagagagagagagagagagagagagagagagagagagagaggaaagggtaaaagggagaaaaataagagggggAAACACACAAGACGACTCAATGAAGGGTAAagggggaagaaataaagggaaggaatacCACTCAAGGGAAAACTCAGGGGAAATCGGAGAAAGTGAAttgaagacgaaagaaaaaaggagagatagtggaagagacgaggagagggaaggatagagggaaaaaatatataaaggtaGGAGAATAAGTAACAGGGAAGAAACACCACCTGTGGAAATTTCAGGTAAAAATCgggaaaggtgaaaggaagacgaaagaagaggagggataaaggagagagagagagagagggagtggaaaaggtaaaggaagaaaatataagaggaagaaatacacaagactcagggaaagaggaagggagaagaaatataGGGAAGGAACAGGTTAagggaagacgaaaggaaaggggagagagggagtaaggGAGACAGAGGGAAAGGATTTTAAAACATGCAATATATTGTTATGAACCCTTTCGGTGTCCTTTTAAAGCTGACATTCCCTCCATCTGTCACATGACCTATATATTTCAGTGTGAGGGCGAGGGGGGGCGGTAGGGCGTAAGGCAAGGAGGTGGGGGTAGGTCTGGTGTAggtaatggagggagaggaaaaaaaaattcaaagagaggaaggaaatgaacaaga contains:
- the LOC123520133 gene encoding cilia- and flagella-associated protein 251-like translates to EEEEEEEEEEEEEEEEEEEEEEEEEEEEEEEEEEEEEEEEEEEEEEEEEEEEEEEEEEEEEEEEEEEEEEEEEEEEEEEEEEEEEEEEEEEEEEEEEEEEEEEEEEEEEEEEEEEEEEEEEEEEEEEEEEEEEEEEEEEEEEEEEEEEEEEEEEEEEEEEEEEEEEEEEEEEEEEEEEEEEEEEEEEEEEEEEEEEEEEEEEEEEEEEEEEEE